The Metabacillus schmidteae genome has a segment encoding these proteins:
- a CDS encoding Gfo/Idh/MocA family protein: MQTHDGMNYAPRGKYDPVVQEGEFAFAAIGLDHGHIYGMCNGLIEAGAELKWVYDPDKKKVERFREIFPNVKVAASEEEVLQDPSVQLVAGAAITSKRCELGLRAMNAGKHYFTDKAPFTTLSQLQAAKDKVKETGMIWAVYYSERLHNESAIFAGQLIEQGAIGDVVQVMGTGPHRTNPDHRPDWFFKKEYYGGILCDIGSHQIEQFLFYTGAKDAKVVHSKVGNYKHSKYPELEDFGDANLIADNGATGYFRVDWLTPAGLSTWGDGRTLILGTEGYIELRKYVDIAREKSGSHLYLVNEVGEKHFKVNGKVGFPYFGSLILDCLNGTEIAMTQEHTFKAAELCLLAQLNAINISNEEEIQI; encoded by the coding sequence ATGCAAACACATGATGGCATGAATTATGCGCCAAGAGGTAAATATGATCCTGTTGTTCAAGAAGGTGAATTTGCTTTTGCTGCTATTGGACTTGATCATGGACACATTTATGGAATGTGCAATGGATTAATAGAGGCTGGTGCTGAACTAAAATGGGTATATGATCCTGATAAAAAAAAGGTGGAAAGATTTCGTGAAATCTTTCCAAACGTGAAGGTTGCTGCATCTGAGGAAGAAGTTCTTCAGGACCCTTCAGTTCAGTTAGTTGCCGGTGCGGCCATTACATCTAAACGATGTGAATTAGGCTTGAGAGCCATGAATGCAGGTAAGCACTATTTTACTGATAAAGCACCCTTTACAACATTAAGTCAATTACAAGCTGCCAAAGATAAAGTGAAAGAAACTGGAATGATATGGGCTGTCTATTATAGTGAACGTCTTCATAATGAAAGTGCTATTTTTGCGGGTCAGCTTATTGAGCAAGGTGCAATCGGAGATGTGGTTCAAGTGATGGGTACAGGTCCACATCGTACTAATCCAGATCATCGACCGGATTGGTTCTTCAAAAAAGAATATTATGGCGGAATTTTATGTGACATCGGAAGTCATCAAATTGAACAGTTTTTATTTTATACAGGAGCTAAAGACGCAAAAGTGGTCCATAGTAAAGTAGGAAACTACAAACATTCAAAATATCCTGAGCTTGAAGATTTTGGAGATGCTAATTTGATTGCTGATAATGGAGCAACAGGTTATTTCCGGGTTGATTGGTTAACTCCTGCCGGTCTAAGTACTTGGGGAGATGGAAGAACACTCATCTTAGGTACAGAGGGCTATATAGAATTAAGAAAATATGTTGATATTGCAAGAGAAAAAAGCGGTAGTCACTTATATTTAGTCAATGAAGTTGGTGAAAAACATTTTAAAGTAAATGGAAAAGTGGGTTTTCCATATTTCGGGTCACTTATTTTAGACTGCTTAAATGGAACAGAGATTGCCATGACTCAAGAGCATACATTTAAAGCTGCTGAGTTATGCTTGCTTGCACAGCTAAATGCGATCAATATCTCAAATGAAGAAGAAATACAAATCTAG
- a CDS encoding alpha-glucuronidase family glycosyl hydrolase — protein MNNSTNIQIKEQTLEAAYHCWLQYNKLDSSITEHYQTYCETLIFLDHSQIIQAAKEELVQGITSMIHPPSVHAVPIEKPSIVLATYENNHLKDYGINTTVLDHLQEDSYMIQTITYKNHHTIVIIGKQDKGVLYGAFHLLRLMQMRENLNELAIIENPSNQIRMINHWDNMDGSIERGYSGDSIFYKDYEFTHDTKRIKDYARLLSSVGINSLSINNVNVHKVETNLITKKMLPSVAEIADIMRCYGITTYLSVNYASTMEIGNLPTADPLDKDVQQWWVEKTKEIYQHIPDFGGFIVKADSEHRPGPFTYNRTHADGANMLAKALEPFGGLVFWRCFVYNCLQDWRDRKTDRARAAYDHFKPLDGEFMDNVILQVKNGPMDFQVREPVSPLFGALQNTNHVLEFQVAQEYTGQQKDLCFLVPQWKEVLDFDTYAKGEGTTIKSIVDGSQFGLTYSGITAVSNIGNDMNWTGNTLAQANFFGYGRLIWNTELTSEEIANEWVRITFGHDEEVVSTITKMLLHSWEIYENYTAPLGVGWMINPDHHYGPNIEGYEYSLWGTYHFSDCFGTGVNRTIKDGTGYTSQYYPENTSLYDSIETCPDNLLLFFHHVPYRHQLKSGKTVIQHIYDTHFLGVEQVQDMIHKWKQLEHNIDSYRYKNVLDRFNMQLENAIEWRDRINTYFFRHSGIQDEHSRLIY, from the coding sequence TTGAACAATTCCACTAATATCCAAATCAAAGAACAAACTTTAGAAGCAGCGTATCATTGTTGGCTGCAATATAATAAGCTTGACAGTTCAATAACAGAACATTATCAGACATATTGCGAAACTCTCATCTTTTTAGATCATTCACAAATCATTCAGGCAGCTAAAGAAGAGCTGGTACAAGGCATTACTTCTATGATACACCCTCCCTCAGTACATGCAGTCCCAATAGAAAAACCATCAATTGTTTTAGCAACTTATGAAAATAACCATTTAAAAGATTATGGTATTAATACAACAGTTTTAGATCATTTACAAGAAGACAGCTACATGATCCAAACGATTACATACAAAAACCATCATACAATCGTGATAATCGGAAAACAGGATAAAGGTGTGTTATATGGGGCATTTCATCTCTTAAGACTTATGCAAATGCGAGAAAACCTTAACGAATTAGCGATTATAGAAAATCCGTCTAACCAAATTCGAATGATTAATCATTGGGATAATATGGACGGTAGTATTGAGCGGGGATATTCTGGAGATTCCATTTTCTATAAAGACTATGAATTTACACATGATACAAAAAGAATCAAGGACTATGCTAGATTGTTATCTTCAGTCGGAATTAACAGTTTATCTATTAATAATGTAAACGTGCATAAAGTAGAGACTAATCTTATAACAAAAAAAATGCTGCCGAGCGTTGCAGAAATTGCTGATATTATGAGATGTTATGGCATTACAACATATTTAAGTGTTAATTATGCGAGTACAATGGAAATTGGTAATCTTCCAACAGCAGATCCTTTGGATAAAGATGTACAGCAATGGTGGGTTGAGAAAACAAAAGAGATTTATCAACATATACCTGATTTTGGTGGGTTTATTGTGAAAGCGGATTCAGAACACCGTCCCGGGCCTTTTACATATAATCGTACACATGCAGATGGGGCAAATATGCTGGCTAAAGCACTTGAGCCATTTGGTGGGCTTGTTTTCTGGAGATGTTTTGTTTACAACTGTCTTCAAGATTGGCGTGATCGAAAAACAGATCGGGCAAGAGCAGCATATGATCATTTTAAACCATTAGACGGAGAGTTTATGGATAATGTTATTCTCCAGGTTAAAAATGGTCCAATGGATTTCCAAGTAAGAGAACCTGTTTCACCTTTATTTGGTGCCTTGCAGAACACAAACCATGTCCTTGAATTTCAAGTGGCACAAGAATATACAGGGCAACAAAAAGATTTATGCTTTCTTGTTCCACAATGGAAGGAAGTTTTGGACTTTGACACGTATGCAAAGGGAGAAGGAACCACAATCAAATCGATTGTAGACGGATCACAGTTTGGCCTAACATATAGTGGGATTACAGCTGTATCTAATATTGGAAATGATATGAACTGGACAGGAAATACACTTGCTCAAGCAAACTTTTTTGGCTATGGCCGTTTAATTTGGAATACCGAATTAACATCAGAGGAAATTGCGAATGAGTGGGTTCGTATTACATTTGGTCATGATGAAGAAGTTGTTTCAACTATTACAAAAATGCTCCTTCATTCTTGGGAAATTTATGAGAATTATACAGCACCGCTTGGGGTTGGCTGGATGATTAATCCAGATCATCACTATGGACCTAATATTGAAGGGTATGAATACTCATTGTGGGGAACGTATCATTTTTCAGATTGCTTTGGTACAGGAGTGAATCGAACGATTAAAGACGGAACTGGGTATACTTCACAATATTATCCTGAAAACACCAGTCTTTACGATTCAATTGAAACATGTCCGGATAATTTATTATTATTTTTCCATCATGTCCCTTATCGTCATCAATTAAAATCGGGTAAGACGGTTATTCAACATATTTACGATACACACTTCTTAGGTGTTGAACAGGTTCAGGATATGATTCATAAGTGGAAACAGCTTGAACATAACATAGATTCCTATCGGTATAAAAATGTATTAGATCGATTTAACATGCAATTAGAAAACGCAATTGAGTGGAGAGATCGAATCAATACGTATTTCTTTAGACATTCCGGTATCCAGGATGAACACAGTCGTCTCATTTACTAA
- a CDS encoding ABC transporter substrate-binding protein — protein MGKGLKGLKSTFSVLALSALVVAGCSNNETSSSEEKNVNQKGAMESYNVGDTFKSSEAFDLSILYMDQPTYPYKEDWLLWDHIKETTNVTLKPTIVPLSDYPQKRSLLISSGDAPLIIPKTYPGEEAPFVASGAALPVSDYMDKMPHFKEKVEKWQLEDELKGLRQKDGKFYVLPGLHEAVWPDYTLIVRTDIFEKHNIAIPKTWDELYTAMKKLKELYPDVTPFSDRFTFNSTLNIAAVNFGTKAGWGFGNGLTYDESKDEFVPTATTDEYKELLTYFNKLVKEGLLDKESFTQEDDQAVQKFVTGKSFIINGNSQTVVQHRTDMDKTLGEGNYSIAKITVPGGPAGDLMGGSRLENGVMISSKVKESEYFDAIIQFIDWLYYSDEGQEFTKWGVEGTTFTKAEDGTRTLVEEVNYNGLNPAGTKDLRIDYGFSGGVFAYGGTTDLLRSMMSEEEIKFQEDMANRKTTVPAEPPIPYTVEDREQVTLLSTPLKDYTDQNTLKFILGERDLSEFDAFVKELEGQGLQQYVDLANKTYKDAKK, from the coding sequence ATGGGGAAAGGTCTAAAAGGGTTAAAGTCTACATTTAGTGTATTGGCTTTATCAGCACTTGTTGTTGCTGGGTGTTCAAACAATGAAACATCGAGTTCAGAGGAGAAGAACGTAAATCAAAAAGGAGCGATGGAATCATACAATGTAGGTGATACTTTTAAATCTAGTGAAGCATTTGATCTTTCAATTCTCTACATGGATCAACCTACATATCCATACAAGGAAGACTGGCTGTTATGGGATCATATTAAAGAAACAACGAATGTAACATTAAAACCAACAATTGTACCTTTAAGTGATTATCCACAGAAACGTAGTCTCTTAATTAGTTCTGGTGATGCACCGTTAATTATTCCAAAAACGTATCCAGGTGAAGAAGCACCGTTTGTTGCTTCTGGAGCTGCATTGCCTGTAAGTGATTACATGGATAAAATGCCTCACTTTAAGGAAAAAGTGGAGAAATGGCAACTTGAAGATGAATTAAAAGGACTTCGTCAGAAGGACGGGAAATTTTACGTTTTACCTGGTTTACATGAAGCTGTTTGGCCAGATTATACATTAATTGTGAGAACAGATATTTTCGAAAAGCATAATATTGCGATTCCGAAAACATGGGATGAATTATATACAGCGATGAAAAAATTAAAGGAATTATATCCTGACGTTACACCTTTTTCTGATCGATTTACTTTCAATAGTACTCTAAATATTGCAGCAGTTAACTTTGGTACAAAAGCTGGATGGGGTTTTGGAAATGGTTTAACATATGACGAATCTAAGGATGAATTCGTACCAACAGCAACAACAGATGAGTATAAAGAATTGCTAACCTATTTTAATAAATTAGTTAAAGAAGGTCTATTGGATAAAGAAAGCTTTACTCAAGAAGATGATCAGGCTGTTCAGAAGTTTGTTACAGGTAAGTCATTTATTATAAATGGAAACTCACAAACGGTTGTTCAACATCGAACTGATATGGATAAAACGTTAGGTGAAGGGAATTATTCTATTGCGAAGATAACTGTTCCTGGTGGACCTGCTGGAGATCTTATGGGTGGTTCAAGATTAGAAAATGGGGTAATGATTTCTTCTAAAGTTAAAGAAAGTGAATACTTTGACGCGATCATCCAATTCATTGATTGGTTATATTATAGTGATGAAGGTCAAGAGTTTACTAAATGGGGAGTTGAAGGTACGACATTTACAAAGGCTGAAGATGGAACTAGAACTCTTGTTGAAGAGGTTAATTATAATGGCTTAAACCCTGCTGGAACGAAAGACTTACGTATCGATTATGGTTTCTCAGGAGGCGTATTTGCTTATGGTGGAACAACTGACCTTCTTCGTTCTATGATGAGTGAAGAGGAGATCAAGTTCCAAGAGGATATGGCAAATAGAAAAACAACTGTTCCTGCAGAGCCACCAATACCTTACACAGTTGAAGATAGAGAACAAGTAACATTATTAAGCACGCCATTAAAAGATTATACTGATCAAAATACATTGAAATTTATCTTAGGTGAACGTGACTTAAGTGAGTTCGATGCATTTGTAAAAGAATTAGAGGGTCAAGGTTTGCAACAATACGTTGATCTAGCAAATAAAACGTATAAAGACGCTAAAAAATAA
- a CDS encoding carbohydrate ABC transporter permease, producing the protein MRESKQYKIFKVFNVSILIIIVFCTLYPFVNVIAQSFSSEAYINAGKVTLYPRGFNIDTYKTIAQDSMFWINYKNTVVYTVVGTAISMFLTTIFAYALSKKRLVGRKFLTFFAVFTMFFNGGLVPNYVLINSLGFGNSIWAIVIPGAISVYNMLIMKSFFENMPEELEEAASIDGLNTYGILLKIVLPLSKAVIATMILFYAVGHWNSWFPAFLYLDQKELFPVTMYLRNMIAGVTGATSAGASSADNLTQISANIKSVTMVLTILPILTIYPFVQKYFVSGVMLGSVK; encoded by the coding sequence ATGAGAGAGTCAAAACAATATAAAATTTTTAAAGTTTTCAATGTATCAATTTTAATCATCATCGTTTTTTGTACACTTTACCCTTTTGTAAATGTAATCGCTCAATCATTTAGTAGTGAAGCCTATATTAATGCAGGGAAAGTTACTCTTTACCCTAGAGGATTTAATATAGACACATACAAGACAATTGCACAAGATAGTATGTTTTGGATCAATTATAAAAATACAGTTGTTTATACAGTTGTAGGAACAGCGATTTCTATGTTTCTTACAACAATCTTTGCCTATGCATTATCAAAGAAACGTTTGGTAGGGAGAAAGTTTTTAACATTTTTCGCCGTATTTACCATGTTTTTTAATGGTGGGTTAGTACCTAACTATGTATTAATTAATAGTTTAGGATTTGGTAACTCTATTTGGGCAATCGTCATTCCTGGTGCGATCAGTGTTTATAACATGTTAATTATGAAGTCATTCTTTGAAAATATGCCAGAAGAATTAGAGGAAGCGGCTTCAATCGATGGATTAAATACGTATGGAATTTTATTAAAAATTGTTCTGCCCCTCAGTAAGGCAGTTATTGCAACAATGATTTTGTTTTATGCAGTAGGACATTGGAATTCCTGGTTTCCAGCATTCTTATACTTAGATCAAAAAGAGTTATTCCCTGTTACGATGTATTTGAGAAATATGATAGCAGGTGTGACTGGAGCAACATCTGCCGGTGCCTCTTCTGCTGATAATTTAACTCAAATATCGGCAAACATTAAATCAGTTACGATGGTCTTAACAATTTTACCAATCTTAACAATCTATCCATTTGTACAAAAATACTTTGTGTCGGGAGTAATGCTCGGATCTGTTAAGTAA
- a CDS encoding ABC transporter permease produces the protein MVIKRSKLAVVGTIIRRDWQLYSLLVLPIIYLIIFKYGPMFGNIIAFRRFMPGGKIYGESWVGLHYFKMFINDPTFWNVFKNTLMLGGLTLIICFPMPIIFALLLNEIKAKKFKKFVQTASYLPHFLSIVIVAGMILQLTAVNGTINSIVEFFTGEKINFIQQAEWFRTIYVTSEIWQTMGWGAILYLAALTTIDESLYEAAKIDGANRWKQTLHITIPGILPTIVVLLILNIGSFMAVGFEKILLLYNPLTYQTSDVISTYLYRVGLESSNFSYATAIGLFESLIGLVLVLSANGISRKLTERSLW, from the coding sequence ATTGTTATCAAAAGAAGTAAATTAGCTGTTGTGGGAACTATCATACGAAGAGATTGGCAACTGTACTCTTTGCTAGTTCTACCCATCATTTACTTAATCATATTTAAATATGGACCTATGTTTGGGAATATCATTGCATTTAGACGATTTATGCCTGGAGGTAAAATATACGGGGAATCTTGGGTAGGCCTACATTATTTTAAGATGTTTATCAATGATCCAACGTTTTGGAATGTGTTTAAAAACACCCTTATGCTTGGTGGGTTAACACTTATTATTTGTTTTCCGATGCCGATCATTTTTGCCTTATTGCTTAATGAAATTAAAGCGAAAAAATTCAAGAAGTTTGTCCAAACGGCATCGTATTTACCTCACTTTTTATCAATCGTTATTGTAGCAGGAATGATTCTTCAATTAACAGCTGTTAATGGTACTATCAATTCGATTGTAGAGTTTTTCACGGGTGAAAAGATTAACTTTATTCAACAAGCAGAATGGTTTAGAACCATTTATGTAACTTCAGAGATATGGCAAACGATGGGATGGGGAGCAATTTTGTACTTAGCTGCACTTACAACAATAGATGAATCATTGTATGAGGCTGCCAAAATAGATGGTGCAAATCGCTGGAAACAAACTCTTCATATCACAATACCAGGAATTCTTCCAACAATTGTTGTTTTACTTATTCTAAATATCGGGAGCTTCATGGCAGTAGGCTTTGAAAAAATCTTACTTTTATATAACCCATTAACTTATCAAACATCAGATGTTATCTCAACATATTTATATCGAGTTGGTTTGGAATCTAGTAATTTTAGTTATGCAACTGCGATTGGGTTATTTGAATCACTTATAGGCTTGGTCTTAGTATTATCAGCTAATGGAATTTCTAGAAAATTAACCGAAAGAAGCTTGTGGTAG
- the xylA gene encoding xylose isomerase, whose protein sequence is MAYFENVNQIKYEGPGSTNPLSFKYYNPEEVINGKKMEDLLRFSVAYWHTFTADGSDPFGVGTAIRPWNHLQGLDLAKARVEAAFEFFEKLNVPFFCFHDVDIAPEGATLAETNKNQDVIVAMIKEYMKTSKTKLLWNTANMFTNPRYVHGAATSNNADVYAYSAAKVKKALEVGKELGAENYVFWGGREGYETLLNTNMGLELDNLARFFHMAVDYAKEIGFDAPFLIEPKPKEPTKHQYDFDVATGLAFLQKYDLTDHFKFNIEANHATLAGHTFEHELRVARENNMLGSVDANQGDTLLGWDTDEFPTDLYSTTLAMYEILKNDGLGKGGLNFDAKVRRGSFEAEDLFHAHIAGMDTFAIGTKVANKLIQDKVLDSFVEERYSSYTKGIGLEIVEGKTNLRKLEEYALQLTEIKNASGRQERLKATVNQYIIETLANVTV, encoded by the coding sequence ATGGCTTATTTTGAAAACGTTAACCAAATTAAATATGAAGGACCTGGTTCTACAAATCCACTATCTTTTAAATACTATAACCCTGAGGAAGTCATTAACGGAAAGAAAATGGAGGATCTACTTCGATTTTCGGTAGCATATTGGCATACATTTACTGCTGATGGCTCTGATCCGTTTGGTGTAGGAACAGCTATTCGTCCATGGAATCACCTGCAAGGTTTAGATTTAGCAAAAGCTCGTGTTGAAGCAGCATTTGAATTTTTTGAAAAGCTAAATGTACCATTCTTCTGCTTCCATGATGTAGATATTGCACCAGAAGGAGCAACATTAGCTGAAACGAATAAAAATCAAGATGTTATTGTTGCAATGATTAAAGAATATATGAAAACAAGCAAAACGAAGTTACTCTGGAATACAGCGAACATGTTTACAAACCCACGATATGTTCATGGTGCTGCTACTTCTAATAATGCTGATGTTTACGCTTACTCAGCGGCAAAGGTGAAAAAAGCCCTTGAAGTTGGTAAAGAGCTAGGTGCTGAAAACTATGTATTCTGGGGTGGTCGTGAAGGTTATGAAACACTTCTTAATACAAACATGGGATTAGAATTAGATAATCTTGCACGTTTCTTCCATATGGCAGTTGACTATGCAAAAGAAATTGGCTTTGATGCACCGTTCCTTATTGAGCCAAAACCAAAAGAACCAACTAAACACCAATATGATTTTGATGTTGCGACTGGGCTAGCTTTCTTGCAAAAATATGATCTTACAGACCATTTTAAATTTAATATTGAAGCAAACCATGCTACTCTGGCAGGTCATACATTCGAACACGAATTACGTGTAGCCCGTGAAAACAATATGTTGGGATCAGTTGATGCAAACCAAGGTGATACTTTACTTGGTTGGGATACAGATGAATTCCCAACAGATTTATATTCTACTACATTAGCAATGTATGAAATTCTAAAAAATGATGGCTTAGGGAAAGGCGGATTAAACTTCGATGCAAAAGTAAGAAGAGGTTCATTTGAAGCGGAAGATCTTTTCCATGCACATATTGCCGGAATGGACACATTTGCAATCGGTACAAAAGTTGCGAATAAATTAATTCAAGATAAAGTGCTTGATAGCTTTGTCGAAGAAAGATATAGCAGCTATACAAAAGGAATTGGATTAGAGATTGTTGAAGGAAAAACAAACCTTCGTAAGCTAGAAGAGTATGCATTACAATTAACAGAAATCAAAAATGCTTCAGGAAGACAAGAGCGTTTAAAAGCAACGGTAAACCAATATATTATTGAAACATTGGCAAATGTAACGGTTTAA
- the glnA gene encoding type I glutamate--ammonia ligase, translating to MSEAVISKGKNDTEILAQIKEIISSKSVELIHLQFVDIEGILKNVTVTVEQLEDVVAGKQMFDGSSVKGFSPINKSDLYLQPDLSTFAVLPWSVEEGYSEARFLCSAVNPDGTLFEGDTRNVLKKTVERAADKGYTISVGPELEFFLFKTDADGNPTQQLDDNGGYFEPSPKDLGERVRLEIYRALKAMGFTIEASHHEVAEGQHEINFKYADALGAADLSTTYKWVVKTIAQKFGLHATFMPKPVFGINGSGMHVNMSFFKDGENAFYNEADELQLSEEAYSFIAGLVDNAKNIVAVTNPLVNSYKRLVPGYEAPCYIAWSASNRSALIRIPAKKGMATRVELRCPDPSANPYLTFAIIASAGLDGIEKGLKAPASINEDIFHMTEERREELGIENLPGSLEKAVAEFQNGEIGRRTLGEHVYGEYVAAKKSEWDSYRTAVHSWEIENYQAKF from the coding sequence ATGAGTGAAGCGGTTATTTCAAAAGGTAAAAATGATACGGAAATTCTTGCACAAATTAAAGAAATCATCAGCTCTAAAAGTGTAGAGCTTATCCATCTACAATTTGTAGATATAGAGGGTATTCTTAAGAATGTAACAGTAACGGTAGAACAATTAGAAGATGTTGTTGCAGGAAAGCAAATGTTTGACGGTTCATCTGTAAAAGGTTTCTCTCCAATTAACAAATCAGATCTTTACTTGCAACCAGATCTTTCAACATTCGCAGTTTTACCATGGTCAGTTGAAGAAGGATACTCTGAAGCTCGTTTCCTTTGCTCAGCAGTAAATCCAGATGGTACTCTTTTTGAAGGAGATACTCGTAACGTATTAAAAAAGACTGTTGAACGTGCAGCTGATAAAGGCTACACAATTTCTGTAGGTCCAGAATTAGAGTTCTTCTTATTCAAAACTGATGCGGATGGAAATCCAACTCAACAATTAGATGATAACGGCGGTTATTTTGAGCCATCACCAAAAGACTTAGGTGAGCGTGTACGTTTAGAAATTTATCGCGCATTAAAAGCAATGGGCTTCACAATCGAAGCTTCTCACCATGAAGTTGCTGAAGGTCAACACGAAATTAACTTTAAATACGCTGATGCTTTAGGTGCAGCAGACTTATCTACTACTTATAAATGGGTTGTAAAAACAATTGCACAAAAATTCGGTTTACATGCTACATTTATGCCAAAACCGGTTTTCGGAATCAACGGTTCTGGTATGCACGTAAATATGTCATTCTTCAAAGATGGAGAAAATGCATTCTATAATGAAGCAGATGAGCTACAATTATCAGAAGAAGCTTATTCATTTATCGCTGGTTTAGTAGATAATGCAAAAAACATTGTTGCTGTAACAAATCCACTAGTAAACTCTTATAAGCGTTTAGTACCTGGATATGAAGCACCTTGCTATATTGCTTGGTCTGCATCAAACCGTTCAGCGTTAATTCGTATCCCGGCTAAAAAAGGTATGGCAACTCGCGTTGAGCTTCGTTGTCCAGATCCATCAGCAAATCCATACCTAACATTTGCAATTATTGCATCTGCAGGCCTTGATGGAATTGAAAAAGGCTTAAAAGCACCAGCTTCTATTAATGAGGATATCTTCCACATGACAGAAGAGCGTCGCGAAGAGCTTGGAATTGAAAATCTTCCAGGAAGCCTTGAAAAAGCTGTCGCTGAATTCCAAAACGGAGAAATCGGTCGCCGAACTCTTGGTGAGCACGTATACGGAGAGTATGTAGCAGCTAAAAAATCAGAATGGGATAGCTATCGTACTGCAGTTCATTCTTGGGAAATTGAAAACTATCAAGCAAAATTTTAA